A region of the Sphingomonas sp. S2-65 genome:
GCCGGGCTCCCGCTTCTTCTTCTGTGGAGCAAGGCAGCGGGACCCCGGCTCAAGGCCGGGTGACGAAGAAAAAGAACCTACCGGCGCACCGGTATCCCAGCCGCCGCCAGCGCCGCGTGCGCCTCGGCGACGGTAGCCTCGCCGAAATGGAAGATCGACGCCGCCAGCACCGCCGAGGCATGGCCGTCGCGAATACCCTCGACCAAGTGCGTCAAATTGCCCACGCCCCCGCTTGCCACGACCGGCACCGTCACTCGGTCGGCAATCTCGCGGATCAGCGCGAGGTCATAGCCGTCGCGGGTGCCGTCACGGTCCATCGACGTCACCAGCAGCTCGCCGGCGCCAAGTTCCGCCAGCCGCAATGCGTGTGCGACCGCATCGATGCCGGTGGCGCGGCGGCCGCCATGCGTGAACACTTCCCAGCGACCTTCGGCGACGCGGCGCGCGTCGACCGACGCGACGACACACTGGCTGCCCATGCGGTCGGCGATCTCCGCCACGACTTCAGGGCGGGCTACCGCCGCGGAATTCACCGCCACCTTGTCCGCGCCGGCCAGCAGCAGCGCGCGCGCATCCTCCACCGTCCGCACCCCGCCGCCCACGGTCAGCGGCATGAAGCACACCTCGGCAGTCCGCCGCACCACGTCGATCATCGTCCCACGCGCCTCATGGCTGGCGGTGATGTCCAGGAAGCAGAGCTCGTCCGCGCCGGCCGCGTCATAGGCGCGCGCCTGCTCGACCGGATCGCCGGCGTCGCGAAGTTCGACGAAGTTCACGCCCTTCACCACGCGGCCTTCCGCCACGTCGAGGCAGGGGATGACGCGGGCGCGGACGCTCATGCGAAGTCGGCGGGAGAGGCGCGCAGGCGCGCGGTCTCGATCGCGTCGGCCAGGTCGAGCCGGCCATCGTACAGCGCACGGCCGGTGATCACGCCCTCGACTCCGTCAAGGACATGGCCGGCGAGTTCCTGCACGTCCGTGATGCTCGCGACGCCCCCGCTGGCGATCACCGGGATCGCGACGTCACGCGCGAGCTTCACCGTCGCCGCGACGTTGCAACCCTTGAGCAGACCGTCGCGGCCGACATCGGTAAACAGCAAAGCAGCGACGCCCACATCCTCGAAGCGTCGGGCGAGGTCGGCGACCGCCACGTCGGACACGTCGGCCCAGCCGCGCGTCGCCACCATGCCGTCGCGGGCGTCGACCGCGACGACGATACGCCCGGGATTGTCGCGGGCGGCTTCGCGGACCAGCTCGGGATTTTCCAGCGCGGCGGTGCCGATCACCACCCGCTGCACGCCCAGATCCAGCCAGCGCTCGATCGACTCGCGACTGCGGATACCGCCACCCAGCTGGACCTTGCCGCCGAACCGCTCCAGCACCGCCGCCACCGCGGCGCCGTTCACGGACTCACCGGCGAAGGCGCCGTCCAGGTCGACCATGTGCAGCCACTCGGCGCCGGCTTGCGCGAACGCTTGAGCCTGCGCGGCGGGATCGTCGCCATAGACCGTCGCTCGGTCCATGTCGCCTTCGGCAAGCCGCACGACCTGACCGCCCTTGAGATCGATCGCGGGGAAGATGATGAGCGGCATCAAATCCTCCCCATGTCAGGAAGGAATGTTTTCATCACGGCTTCCATGCCAAAAACCTTTGCAGCAGCGCGATACCGTAGCGCTGGCTCTTTTCGGGGTGAAACTGCACGCCGGCCAGATTGTCGCGGCCGATCGCCGCGGTGACCTGCGCGCCGTGTTGCGTGGTCGCCAGCACATGCTCGCCTTCGAAGGCGAAGCTGTGCAGGAAATATGCCTCGCCCGGCTCGAGCAGCGGATGGTCGCCACATGGCACGACGTCGTTCCAGCCCATGTGCGGCACTCGGACTTCGGGGGAAGGGGGCAGTTGCCGGACTACGCCGGGGATCCAGCCCAGCCCGCCATGCACGCCCAGTTCCTCGCCGCGCGTCGCCATCAGCTGCATGCCGACGCACACGCCCAGGAACGGCGCACCTTCGTTTAGGACACGCTGCTCCATTGCGGCGACCATGCCGTCGATCTCGCGCAGGCCGTTGGCGCACGCGCCGAACGCGCCCACTCCAGGAAGCACGATACGGTCGGCCTTGGCGACGACATTGGGGTCGGCGGTGATGACGAGGTCCTGCGCGCCCGCCGCCTTCAGCGCGTTGTGCACCGAATGGAGGTTGCCCGCGCCATAATCGATCAGCGCGAGCGTCACTGCGCCAGCGCTTCCAGCCCCGGGGCGAGGATGCTCGGCGCGACCTCGACGAACTGGTAGTCCGCCGCGCCCTCGACCGCGAACGGGTCGCCCGCGGCCCAGGCCTTCACCTCGTCCAGGCTCCCGCGCGCCATCAACATGCCGCCGGTAACCGGAACCTGGCGGCCCGCCAGCAACAAGCGGCCATCGGCAAGCCCCTGCTTCAGCCACTCGACATGCGCAGGCCGCAGCCGGTCGATCTCGGCGATGTCGACCTTGTAGGACAACAGCACGACGATCATCACAGCACTCCCTTGGTCGACGGAATGGCGCCGGCCTTGCGCGGGTCGATCTCGACCGCCTCGCGCAGCGCCCGCGCCAGGCCCTTGAAGGCAGCCTCCGCGACATGGTGGTTGTTGGTGCCGTACAGCGTCTCGACGTGCAGCGTCACGCCGGCGGTCTGCGCGAAACTGTGGAACCAGTGCTCGAACATCTCGGTGTCCATCTCGCCCAGCTTCTTCTGGCTGAACCTGGTCTTCCACACCAGGTAAGGGCGCCCGGAGATGTCGATCGCCACGCGTGCGAGCGTCTCGTCCATCGGCGAGAGCGCATCGGCGTAGCGGCGGATGCCCTTCTTGTCGCCGAGCGCCTTGGCCACCGCCTCGCCGATCGCGAGCCCCGTGTCCTCGACGGTATGGTGCTGATCGATATGCAGGTCGCCGACCGTCTTCACGTCCATGTCGATCAGCGAATGGCGGCTCAGCTGTTCGAGCATATGATCGAAGAAGCCGACCCCGGTGGAAATGCTGTACGTTCCCGTACCATCCAGGTTGACGGTGACGTCTACCGAGGTTTCGCTCGTCTTGCGGCTGATCGTGGCGGTGCGCATGTCCGCCTCACATAGCGACGCGGGCGGCGCATGCAATCTTGACCAGCGGGCTCCAGCCGCTACCCAGAGGGGATGAACGCCACCGTGCCCGATAGCCTGATTCCCTACGACGAAATCGTGCAGGAAGCCCTGCGCGCCGTTGTCGGCCGCGTTCTCAATTCGGTGGCCGCGACTCAGGCACTGCCGGGCGCGCATCATTTCTACATCACGTTCAAGACGCATGCGCCGGGGGTGGACATCCCGCAACGGCTGATCGAGCGTTTCCCTGACGAGATGACCATCGTCCTCCAGCACCGTTTCTGGGACCTGAAGGTCGATGACGAGCGGTTTTCGGTGGGCCTCAGCTTTGGCGGCGTGCCGTCGATCCTGACCGTCCCGTTTTCCGCGATCACGGGTTTCCATGATCCCGCGGTCAACTTCGAACTGCGCTTCCACGTGACGGAACTGGGCGAAGAGCCAGGGCAGCATGATGCCGCGGAGAATGACGGCGACACCGTCGTCGTGAAGCCGGCAGAGGACGGCTCCAACGTCGTCTCGGTGGACTTCAAGCGGAAGAAGTAACCGCTACGGGCGATCGCCCCTGGCCCAACGGCCGTGTTCCCCGGTAGCTCAGCGGTAGAGCGTTCGACTGTTAATCGAATGGTCGCCTGTTCGAATCAGGCCCGGGGAGCCATCTCTTTCACCCTGTCCTTGCAGCGATGAAGGCGTTCAGGCCTGCACCGGGCGCATGAGCCGGATCCGCAGATCCTCCATCTTCACTTGACCCGCGGCGGCGGCGCGGTCGGGCGCGTTGAGGATCGCGCCGAGATGTTCGAGCATCTGGCTCGCGCGGTCCAGGTTCTGTAGCGCGCGTGCGTGGCGCTGGAGCAGGATCGGGTCCTCGACCAGATCTTCGCCCAGGCTGTCGAGCAGGCGCTGCACGTACAGGATCTCCTCGGCGACTCGCGCTTCGATCGCCTCCTTGCCGGGTGCGGAGGGCGATGCGGGGCTCGGCTCGGGCGGCAACGCCGCCCCCGCGCGCAATGCCCGCTGGATCGCATCGACGCGCTGCTGCCCCTTGTGGCCGTTGAAAGTGGGTGTGAGCAGTCCCGCCACCCATTCGTCGACCGAGATGGTGGTGGCTTCGAACTGGACGCCGCAGCGGCCAGCCGCTTGCCAGACCACCGTGGCCGGCATTTCGATCACCGAGCGGCGCAGCACCAGCCTGGTGCCGATATTGGGGAGCGCCACGCCGTCCAGCATCGCTCCGCCCGGGGACAGGTTGCGGATGCGGACGGTTGCGGACAGGGTTCCCGCCTCGATCGTCGCGGCCAGCAGCAGGTTCTTTCGCGGCGCGCGCGAAACCTGTCCTTCAAAGCCTGGATCTGTCGGTATAGCGGTACCCACCGTCGCGATCACTCCACCCCCGAGCGTTGTGCCCCGCGCCTGCCATACCCGGCTTCTGACAACGCTTGGTAAATGCCGCGCCGCGCGCTTCAGCAATTTTGACATCTCGGCTGCGCTGGCATCCGCCAGGCAGCGGGGCTAGAGCCGGGCCAATTGCATTCCGAGGCACTGGAGGACCGCTTGACCACTCGCACCGAAACCGACTCGATCGGCGCCATCGAAGTTCCCGCCGACGCTTATTGGGGCGCGCAGACCCAGCGCTCGATCGAGAATTTCCCGTTCGGCGCGACCGAGCGCATGCCGCTGGGCATCGTCCACGCCCAGGCGATCGTGAAGCAGGCAGCGGCGCGGGTGAACGTCAAGCACGGGCTCGACCCCGAAATCGCCAAGGTGATCGACCAGGCCGCGCAGGAAATCGTCGACGGCAAGCTCGACGACCAGTTCCCGCTGGTGATCTGGCAGACCGGCAGCGGCACCCAGACCAACATGAACGTGAACGAGGTCATCGCCGGCCGCGCCAACGAGATCCTGACCGGCAACAAGGGCGGCAAGTCGCCGATCCATCCCAACGACCATGTCAACATGGCGCAGTCGTCGAACGATTCGTTTCCGACCGCGCTGCATATCGCCGCGGCGCGCGCCGTAACGTTGCAGCTCTACCCGGCGCTCGATCGCCTGCACGCCTCGCTTCAGGCGAAGGTCGATGCCTGGGATCACATCGTCAAGATCGGCCGCACGCACCTTCAGGACGCGACGCCGCTGACGCTGGGCCAGGAATTTTCCGGCTATGCCGCGATGCTCGATTCGGCGCGCGCACGCTTTGCCAGCGTGCTCGAGCTCGACATCTTCAAGCTCGCGCTGGGCGGCACCGCCGTCGGCACCGGCCTCAACGCGCCGGCCGGCTATGCCGAGGATGTCGCGGCGGAGATCGCCAACATCACCGGCCTGCCGTTCGTCACTGCGCCCAACAAGTTCGAGGCGCTGGCGACCAAGGACCAGCTCGTTAACCTGTCGGGCGTCTGCAACACGCTGGCCGTGTCGCTCAACAAGATCGCCAACGACATCCGCCTGCTGGGCAGCGGCCCGCGATCGGGCCTGGGCGAGCTCGACTTGCCGGCGAACGAGCCGGGCAGCTCGATCATGCCCGGCAAGGTCAACCCGACGCAGAGCGAGTCGCTGACGATGGTCGCGGCGCAGGTGATCGGCAACCACATGGCCGTCACTGTCGGTGGCATGCAGGGCCATTTCGAGCTCAACGTGTTCAAGCCGCTGATCGGCTCGAACGTGCTGCGCTCGATCCACTTGATGTCGGTCGGCATGGTCAGCTTCGCCGAGCGCGCGGTGGACGGCGCCAAGGCCAACGAGAAGCAGATCGCCGATCTGGTCGGCCGTTCGCTGATGCTGGTGACTGCGCTCGCGCCCGCGATCGGCTATGACAATGCCGCCAAGATCGCCAAGAACGCGCATGAAAAGGGCCTGACCCTCAAAGAATCCGGGCTGGCGTTGGGCCTGGTCGACGAAGCGACCTTCGATCAGTACGTCCGCCCCGAGACCATGGTCGGGCGGTAATCTATAAATCCTCCCTGGCACGGGGAGGGGGACCATGCGAAGCATGGTGGAGGGGGAGCGCCACAGGCGAGTAGTTCGCGGAAGCCCCCTCCACCCCTCGCTGTGAGGGCGGTCCCCCTCCCTGTGCCGGGGAGGATTACACGGAACCCATCTTCGTCTCCTTCGCTTGTCCTCGCACAAGGAGACACACATGATCGGCGAAGCGATTGCCGGCCTTATCGGCCACAAGATTGATGCCAGCGATGGTGAAGGCGGCGCGGTCGGCGCGGTGGCTGGCGTGGCCGTCTGGAAGGTCGCCAAGGCCGTGATCCCCGCCGCTTTGTTCTTCGGCGCGATCGCCTATGGCATCCACTATCTGGCCAATCAGGGCGACGACGCATGATCCGCAACATCCTGGGCGCCGTGATCGGCAGCCAGATCGATCGGCGCGACGGCCGCGGCGGCGTCAAGGGCGCGGTGCTCGGCTATGCCGCCCAGCGCGCGCTGACTCGCATGGGCGCGCCCGGCCTGGTGCTCGCCGGCGGCTATGGCGTGTACCGCATGCTCAAGGACCGGCGGAACCGCCGGGTGTGACTTGACGGGGCATAGTCTCCACGCCACTAGCCCCCATGCCGCACCGCACCGAAAACGATCCGCATAAATTCCGCCGTCGCGGCGTTCTCTTCGTCCTGTCCTCGCCCTCGGGAGCCGGCAAGTCGACGATCGCGCGCAAATTGCTGGCGGCGGATCCGTTTCTCGAAATGTCGGTCTCCTACACTACGCGTCCGATGCGCCCGGGCGAACAGGACGGGGTCGACTATAACTTCGTCGACCTCGACCGCTTCCGCGAGATGGTCACGGATAATGAGTTCCTGGAATGGGCGCACGTGTTCGACCATCGCTACGGCACGCCGCGCGAGACCGTAAACGCGATCCTCGCCTCGGGCCGCGACGTGCTGTTCGACATCGATTGGCAAGGCGCGCAGCAGCTGTTCCAGCTCGCCGGCGGCGACGTCGTGCGTGTCTTCATCCTGCCGCCCAGCCTGAAGGTGCTGCACGAGCGGCTGATCAATCGCGGCACCGACTCGGTGGAAGTGATCGACGCGCGCATGTCGCGGGCCAATAACGAAGTCAGCCACTGGGACGGCTATGACTATGTTCTGGTCAACGACGAAGTCGAGCAGTGCTATGAAAGCGTCCACACGATCCTGAAGGCCGAACGCCTCCGCCGCTCCCGCCAAACCGGCCTGATCGGCTTCATCCGCGGCCTGAACAAGTAACTCCCAATCCTCCCCCTGGCAGGGGAGGATGAAGCTTCACAGCAACCCGAGAAACCGCACCCCCGCATCGAAGTCTCGCCGCCGCGCCTGCTCGGCTTCGACCGCCAGCACGTCCTCGCCCCATTGCTCGGCCTGCCAGTCCTCGTCGACTCGCGCCGCGCGCCACACCGTCTCGGCGTCGGCGGCACCCTCCAGCAGCGCCAGCGCCGCCACGATCGACCCGCTGATCGTCACCAGCGGCGAGAGTCCCGCCAGCCGGAACGCGTCGAGCGCCAGCACCGCCTCGCGCAGCCGTGCGACCGTCGCCTGGGGCTGGGCGCGGTGCATCACGCCGGTGGCGATTTCGAAATGTACGTCATACCGCCCGCGTGCCCAGTCGAGCAGCGGGTCCCAGGCGGCGGCCTGCCGTGCTACCAGCGGCTCGGGCTCGCCCGCGCGGTAATAAAGGAGGTCGGTCTCGCCGTAAGCCGCCAGCCCCTCGGCAAACGCCTCGCGCGCTGCCGACACGCGGTCGATCGCGGCATTGGCCAGCCCGGTCAGCGGCATCGCCCGTGGATTGAGCGTGTCGCCCACCGCGCGCCACTCCTCGGCGACCGCCTCGGCAAGCTGTGGCGTGGGCAGGGCCAAGGGCACTCGGCCAGGCGTGCGCACCGGCTTCCCGTCCAGCGCGACTTCGCCGTTCTCGACGCGTACGTCCTTCCAGAATCGTCTCACGGGGCGGGGGTCTTCCATTTTCGGGCCATGGCACGCGGCACCACGGCCATGACGTAGAGCGAGGCGAGGATCAACGCGCCGCCCAGCAGGGTATGTTCCGTCGCCTGCGATCGCCCCATGATCAACAGCCCCAGCACCGCGCCCGCAGCCGCCGCCAGGTTGACGCCGCTCATCAGGTAATAGCGCTTGCGCGCCAGCCGATCCGCCTCGGTCATAAATCCTCCAGATGCGCCGGCAGTTCGCGGGCATGCTCCAGGACATGCCGCGCGCCGGCGTCGAGAAGTTCATGCCGGGTGTGGTATCCCCATGCAACACCTATGGCGTGCGCGCCCGCCGCCCGGGCCATCGCCATGTCGAAGCTGGTATCGCCGATCACCACGGTAGTCGCGGGCGCCGCACCGGCTTCCGCCATCGCCGTCTCGACCATCGACGGGTGCGGCTTGGAGGGGTGCCGATCCGCGGTCTGCAGCGTCACGAAGCGGTGCCGCAGGCCGTGATGCTCCAGCACCCGGATCAGGCCGCGATCGGACTTGCCCGTCGCCACGCCGAGCAGCCAGCCCCGCGCGTCCAGCGTCTCGATCGCTTCGAGGATGCCGTCATATAGCGGCTCATCCTCGATCTGCCCGGCGCTGCGCAGCGCGAAATAGGCCTGCTTGTACGCCTCGGCCATCGCTTCGTGCAGGTCCGCCTCCGCATCCGGATGCAGCCGCGCGATCGCTTCCACCAGGCTCAGCCCGACGATCCGCCGGATCGCTTCGCGGCTGGGGGGCGCCAGCTTCTGCCCCTCGAAACACTGCTCCATCGCCAGGCAGATACTCGCCTGGCTGTCGACCAGCGTGCCATCGCAATCGAAGATCGCGAGCCGGTTCACCACGAGAAGAATCCTTCCCCGAAAGGGGAGGTTTTAACAGAGTTGAAGGTCACCGACCGCCTCGGCCGCCCCCACCGCGCGGGCCGGAACCGCCGCCGCTGCCGCCGCCGCCGGTGCGCGGGCCGGAACCTCGACTGCCTCCTGCGGGACCGCCAGTCCGCGGGCCGGTGCCGCCACTCCGCCCGGCTGGGCCGCCGGTTCGTGGGCCAGCGCCGCCGGTGCGCGGGCCGGGTGCTCCGGTCCGTGCGCCGCTGCCGCCCGCACGCGGCCCCTCCGCGGCACGTCCCGCAGGCGCGCGCGGTTTCGCGGAAGGCTTGCCGCTGCGCGCCGTCTCGGCGCGGGCACTATTGCTTTCCGCGCGCCCGCGGCGTTCGCCCCGGCGCTCCTTGCGAACGGTTTTCGCGTGCGCCCGCGCCTGCGACTTGAGCTCGTCGCGGCTGAGCGGCGGACGGTCCTCGAACGCCGTCATCTCACCCAATGCCAGGTCGAAGCCCAGCGTCTTCATCGATTCGGCGAAGTGGCTCGGCAGCTCGGCGGTGATGTCGATCTTCTCGCCATCGGGATGGTCGATGCGCAGCCGCCGCGAATGCAGATGCATTTTCCGCGACACACCACCGGTCAGGAATGCTTCGGGGCCGCCATATTTGCCATCGCCGACGATCGGGTGGCCGATCGCCGCCATGTGCACGCGCAACTGGTGGGTGCGCCCGGTAAAGGGCTGAAGCTCGACCCATGCGCCGGTGTTTCCCGCGCGTTCGATCATGCGATAACGAGTGCGGGCCGCCTGGCCCTCCTTCTCGTCCACCTGCATCTTCTCGCCGCCGGTGCCCGGCTGCTTTCCGATCGGCAGGTCGATAAAGCCATCGGCGATGTCGGGCACGCCGACCACCAGCGCCCAGTAGATCTTCTTGGCAGTGCGTCCCGAAAACGACTTGGAGAAGAACGCCGCCGCCTTTGCCGAGCGGGCGACTAGCAGCGCGCCCGACGTGTCCTTGTCGAGACGGTGGACCAGCTTGGGCCGGCCCTCGGCTTCGTATTGGAGCGCGTCGAGCAAACCGTCGACATGCTCGAAGGTCTTGGTGCCGCCCTGCGTGGCGAGCCCGGGAGGCTTGTTGAGCACGATCGCCGAGGCGTCCTTGTGGATCACCATGCTCTCGGCCAGTTCTGTCTGCTCCGCGCTCAGCGCCGGACGATCGCGCTTGGGCCGGGGCGTGCTGGCCGGCTTGGGGGCTTCGGCCGGGGGCAGGCGCAGCACCTGGCCGGCGGCAAGCCGGTCGGCAGGCGTCGCGCGGGCGCCATCGACGCGCAGCTGTCCCGTGCGTGCCCAGCGTGACACGATGTTGAAGCTCACATCCTCCATGTGCCGCTTGAACCATCGGTCCAGGCGGATGCCGTCATCGTCGGGAGCGACCGTAAACTGGCGTACATCGTTGCTCATGCTACCGCCCTTGTCAGCGAAAGACCTGCCATCAGCGCGACGAGCGCGCCCAGCACGGAAATAAGAATATAGCCCAGCGCCATCGGCAAGGCGCCCCGCTCCATCATCAGGACGACGTCGAGCGAAAAGGCCGAGAAGGTCGTGAAGCCGCCCAGCACGCCGACGCCGAGCAACAGCCGCCAGGTCTCGCCGCCATTGCCGAAGCGGGAAAGATTGCCCACCAGCAGGCCCATGGCGAACCCGCCCAGCACGTTCACGGCAAGCGTGCCCCAGGGATAGCCCGGTCCCCACCAGGCGAGTGTCGCCCGACCGACCAGGTGCCGGGCACCGGCGCCGACGGCGCCGCCCAGCATCACGAGAAAAAGATTTGGCATTATGGGCCGGTAGCGGGAAATCAGCGCCTTGCCTATTCCCGCGTCATCTTGCAACGCCGCGCTCCGGGCAAGGGCGTGAAGAAAGGGGTCACGCGGAGGCGCAAAGGCGCAGAGGGCGGTAGCTTGTGGCGCCTGCATCTGCCGCATCAGCGGCCGGAAATGGACAAGGCTGATGGCTGAGGACCGCTGGCGCGGCGGGGCGTGCCCCCTCTGCCCCTGGTGCCTCCGCGTGAAACCCTCTTCTAACCCGAAAGCAGCTCAGATGCCGTTGTTGGCGACCATGTCGATGTCGGTGCCGCCATCGGGGCGCGACGTGAGGAACAGCACATAGGCGGCGTCGTCGCGTGCGCGGGTGCCGCCCAATATGTGTTCCTTGCCGTCGACCTGGTGTTCGGCGGTGTACCCGCCGCGCTTGGCCTTGGTGTAATACCAGTCGAGCAGGAGTTCCATCGGCTGCGCGGTCGAGAAGGTGACCACTCGAAGCGCGCATTTGCCGCTCTGGTTGCCCGCGGCCTCGATCACCCGCGCCTGTGGGAACAGCGGCAGGTCGGCGGGTAGGCGAGTCGCCCAGCGCGCGGAATAATTGAGAGCGCTCGCGCACTGGCTGGTGCGCGCGTTCTTCTGCCGCGACGCCAGCCCGTCCAGGGTAATGCTCTCGCGGGCGGCGGCGCATTGCGGGCAATCCTTGCCCGCGGCGATCGCCGGCGGCGCCTTCAGCATGCCTCGCATGTCGATCTTGTCGTTGTTGGTGGCGATCGCATCGCTCGGCACCATGGCGGAATAGGGCTGGGGGGGCGGACGCAGCGCATCCTTGTTCGACATCTGGGTCAGCTGCGGATCGACCATGATCTGGCCCTGCAGCGCGCTGGTCACCTGCGGGTCGGCGATATTGCCCAGTTCGGTGTCGTTGACGGGCACCGGCTCGTCCTTCTTCCCGCACGCGGCGAGCATCAGGGGCAGGGCAAGCAGAAGGGCGGGGCGAACCATCACGAGCGTTCCTCTAGAGCCTGCGCAATGTGCCACGCGCACGGTTAAGGAAGCGTTCGCCGTGTTTCGCGCCGCCAGGTCAGGCGGCATGCCGCGCGGCGTTCGCTGGCATCAAGATCGCCGGCAGCGACCGCAGCCCGGGCCGCGCGAACAGGAAACCCTGCTGGTAGCGGACGCCCAGCGCAGCCAGCGCCGCGAATTCGGCCTCGGTCTCGACACCCTCGGCGATCACGGTGAT
Encoded here:
- the hisF gene encoding imidazole glycerol phosphate synthase subunit HisF; its protein translation is MSVRARVIPCLDVAEGRVVKGVNFVELRDAGDPVEQARAYDAAGADELCFLDITASHEARGTMIDVVRRTAEVCFMPLTVGGGVRTVEDARALLLAGADKVAVNSAAVARPEVVAEIADRMGSQCVVASVDARRVAEGRWEVFTHGGRRATGIDAVAHALRLAELGAGELLVTSMDRDGTRDGYDLALIREIADRVTVPVVASGGVGNLTHLVEGIRDGHASAVLAASIFHFGEATVAEAHAALAAAGIPVRR
- the hisA gene encoding 1-(5-phosphoribosyl)-5-[(5-phosphoribosylamino)methylideneamino]imidazole-4-carboxamide isomerase, encoding MPLIIFPAIDLKGGQVVRLAEGDMDRATVYGDDPAAQAQAFAQAGAEWLHMVDLDGAFAGESVNGAAVAAVLERFGGKVQLGGGIRSRESIERWLDLGVQRVVIGTAALENPELVREAARDNPGRIVVAVDARDGMVATRGWADVSDVAVADLARRFEDVGVAALLFTDVGRDGLLKGCNVAATVKLARDVAIPVIASGGVASITDVQELAGHVLDGVEGVITGRALYDGRLDLADAIETARLRASPADFA
- the hisH gene encoding imidazole glycerol phosphate synthase subunit HisH, whose translation is MTLALIDYGAGNLHSVHNALKAAGAQDLVITADPNVVAKADRIVLPGVGAFGACANGLREIDGMVAAMEQRVLNEGAPFLGVCVGMQLMATRGEELGVHGGLGWIPGVVRQLPPSPEVRVPHMGWNDVVPCGDHPLLEPGEAYFLHSFAFEGEHVLATTQHGAQVTAAIGRDNLAGVQFHPEKSQRYGIALLQRFLAWKP
- a CDS encoding YciI family protein, producing the protein MIVVLLSYKVDIAEIDRLRPAHVEWLKQGLADGRLLLAGRQVPVTGGMLMARGSLDEVKAWAAGDPFAVEGAADYQFVEVAPSILAPGLEALAQ
- the hisB gene encoding imidazoleglycerol-phosphate dehydratase HisB — its product is MRTATISRKTSETSVDVTVNLDGTGTYSISTGVGFFDHMLEQLSRHSLIDMDVKTVGDLHIDQHHTVEDTGLAIGEAVAKALGDKKGIRRYADALSPMDETLARVAIDISGRPYLVWKTRFSQKKLGEMDTEMFEHWFHSFAQTAGVTLHVETLYGTNNHHVAEAAFKGLARALREAVEIDPRKAGAIPSTKGVL
- a CDS encoding SspB family protein, coding for MNATVPDSLIPYDEIVQEALRAVVGRVLNSVAATQALPGAHHFYITFKTHAPGVDIPQRLIERFPDEMTIVLQHRFWDLKVDDERFSVGLSFGGVPSILTVPFSAITGFHDPAVNFELRFHVTELGEEPGQHDAAENDGDTVVVKPAEDGSNVVSVDFKRKK
- a CDS encoding PilZ domain-containing protein; translation: MGTAIPTDPGFEGQVSRAPRKNLLLAATIEAGTLSATVRIRNLSPGGAMLDGVALPNIGTRLVLRRSVIEMPATVVWQAAGRCGVQFEATTISVDEWVAGLLTPTFNGHKGQQRVDAIQRALRAGAALPPEPSPASPSAPGKEAIEARVAEEILYVQRLLDSLGEDLVEDPILLQRHARALQNLDRASQMLEHLGAILNAPDRAAAAGQVKMEDLRIRLMRPVQA
- the fumC gene encoding class II fumarate hydratase, with product MTTRTETDSIGAIEVPADAYWGAQTQRSIENFPFGATERMPLGIVHAQAIVKQAAARVNVKHGLDPEIAKVIDQAAQEIVDGKLDDQFPLVIWQTGSGTQTNMNVNEVIAGRANEILTGNKGGKSPIHPNDHVNMAQSSNDSFPTALHIAAARAVTLQLYPALDRLHASLQAKVDAWDHIVKIGRTHLQDATPLTLGQEFSGYAAMLDSARARFASVLELDIFKLALGGTAVGTGLNAPAGYAEDVAAEIANITGLPFVTAPNKFEALATKDQLVNLSGVCNTLAVSLNKIANDIRLLGSGPRSGLGELDLPANEPGSSIMPGKVNPTQSESLTMVAAQVIGNHMAVTVGGMQGHFELNVFKPLIGSNVLRSIHLMSVGMVSFAERAVDGAKANEKQIADLVGRSLMLVTALAPAIGYDNAAKIAKNAHEKGLTLKESGLALGLVDEATFDQYVRPETMVGR
- the gmk gene encoding guanylate kinase, with protein sequence MPHRTENDPHKFRRRGVLFVLSSPSGAGKSTIARKLLAADPFLEMSVSYTTRPMRPGEQDGVDYNFVDLDRFREMVTDNEFLEWAHVFDHRYGTPRETVNAILASGRDVLFDIDWQGAQQLFQLAGGDVVRVFILPPSLKVLHERLINRGTDSVEVIDARMSRANNEVSHWDGYDYVLVNDEVEQCYESVHTILKAERLRRSRQTGLIGFIRGLNK
- a CDS encoding ATP12 family chaperone protein; its protein translation is MRRFWKDVRVENGEVALDGKPVRTPGRVPLALPTPQLAEAVAEEWRAVGDTLNPRAMPLTGLANAAIDRVSAAREAFAEGLAAYGETDLLYYRAGEPEPLVARQAAAWDPLLDWARGRYDVHFEIATGVMHRAQPQATVARLREAVLALDAFRLAGLSPLVTISGSIVAALALLEGAADAETVWRAARVDEDWQAEQWGEDVLAVEAEQARRRDFDAGVRFLGLL
- a CDS encoding HAD-IA family hydrolase, translated to MNRLAIFDCDGTLVDSQASICLAMEQCFEGQKLAPPSREAIRRIVGLSLVEAIARLHPDAEADLHEAMAEAYKQAYFALRSAGQIEDEPLYDGILEAIETLDARGWLLGVATGKSDRGLIRVLEHHGLRHRFVTLQTADRHPSKPHPSMVETAMAEAGAAPATTVVIGDTSFDMAMARAAGAHAIGVAWGYHTRHELLDAGARHVLEHARELPAHLEDL
- a CDS encoding RluA family pseudouridine synthase, producing MSNDVRQFTVAPDDDGIRLDRWFKRHMEDVSFNIVSRWARTGQLRVDGARATPADRLAAGQVLRLPPAEAPKPASTPRPKRDRPALSAEQTELAESMVIHKDASAIVLNKPPGLATQGGTKTFEHVDGLLDALQYEAEGRPKLVHRLDKDTSGALLVARSAKAAAFFSKSFSGRTAKKIYWALVVGVPDIADGFIDLPIGKQPGTGGEKMQVDEKEGQAARTRYRMIERAGNTGAWVELQPFTGRTHQLRVHMAAIGHPIVGDGKYGGPEAFLTGGVSRKMHLHSRRLRIDHPDGEKIDITAELPSHFAESMKTLGFDLALGEMTAFEDRPPLSRDELKSQARAHAKTVRKERRGERRGRAESNSARAETARSGKPSAKPRAPAGRAAEGPRAGGSGARTGAPGPRTGGAGPRTGGPAGRSGGTGPRTGGPAGGSRGSGPRTGGGGSGGGSGPRGGGGRGGR
- the crcB gene encoding fluoride efflux transporter CrcB, producing the protein MPNLFLVMLGGAVGAGARHLVGRATLAWWGPGYPWGTLAVNVLGGFAMGLLVGNLSRFGNGGETWRLLLGVGVLGGFTTFSAFSLDVVLMMERGALPMALGYILISVLGALVALMAGLSLTRAVA